From the genome of Haloterrigena sp. KLK7, one region includes:
- the argF gene encoding ornithine carbamoyltransferase yields the protein MTDELRHFLDVDDVTPDELDAVLDRAEEYKRAQHAGEDHEDLEGQTLGMIFQKPSTRTRVSFETGMTQLGGHAVFLGEDDIQLGRGEPLKDTSRTLSRYVDAVMARVFKHENIEVFAEYSSVPVVNGLTDDAHPCQTLADLLTIREQEGGFGDVSAAWIGDGNNVAQSFALGAALTDMDLTVATPEGYGIDDAVLERARDLGGDPTTTHDPVEAATDADIIYTDVWISMGQEDERDVRMNDFEGFQICADLLEHASDASVMHCLPAHRGEEITDDVIESGRSVVFDQAENRLHAQKALLSWLLE from the coding sequence ATGACGGACGAGCTGCGACACTTCCTCGACGTCGACGACGTCACGCCCGACGAACTGGACGCCGTCCTCGACCGCGCGGAAGAGTACAAACGCGCCCAGCACGCCGGCGAGGACCACGAGGACCTCGAGGGCCAGACGCTGGGCATGATCTTCCAGAAGCCGAGCACCCGGACCCGCGTCTCCTTCGAGACGGGGATGACCCAGCTCGGCGGCCACGCCGTCTTCCTCGGCGAGGACGACATCCAGCTGGGACGGGGCGAACCGCTGAAGGACACCTCGCGGACGCTGTCGCGGTACGTCGACGCCGTGATGGCCCGCGTCTTCAAACACGAGAACATCGAGGTGTTCGCGGAGTACTCCTCCGTCCCGGTGGTCAACGGGCTCACCGACGACGCCCACCCCTGCCAGACGCTCGCCGATCTGCTGACGATCCGCGAACAGGAGGGCGGCTTCGGGGACGTCTCGGCCGCCTGGATCGGCGACGGGAACAACGTCGCCCAGTCGTTCGCGCTCGGCGCCGCCCTGACCGATATGGACCTGACGGTCGCGACGCCCGAAGGCTACGGCATCGACGACGCGGTGCTCGAGCGCGCCCGCGACCTCGGCGGCGATCCGACGACCACGCACGATCCCGTCGAGGCCGCCACGGACGCTGACATCATCTACACGGACGTCTGGATCAGCATGGGTCAGGAGGACGAACGCGACGTTCGGATGAACGACTTCGAGGGCTTCCAGATCTGTGCGGACCTCCTCGAGCACGCGTCCGACGCCTCGGTGATGCACTGTCTGCCCGCCCACCGCGGCGAGGAGATCACCGACGACGTCATCGAGAGCGGCCGCTCGGTCGTCTTCGATCAGGCGGAAAACCGGCTCCACGCGCAGAAGGCGCTGCTGAGCTGGCTGCTCGAGTAG
- the thrC gene encoding threonine synthase, giving the protein MSLSLSADRPDVPDDADDGVWLECIDCGETFAPFDDVRYTCDACDSLLEVRYVDLPTFDDFEGEGVWRYADALPFESGVSIQEGATPLYEVPRLEDDIGVETLRIKHEGMNPTGSFKDRGMTVGVKVARELGVGRLACASTGNTSAALAAYGSRGGMETLVLLPAGKVAAGKIAQASLHGARILEVDGNFDACLDIVQELAAGGEAYLLNSLNPFRLEGQKTIGLEILEGFLADYDTVPDRIVLPVGNAGNTSALYKAFRELVQAGALEEEDVPKLTGVQAEGAAPMVEAIENGADEVRRWEDVETRATAIRIGNPVNAPKALPGIRETGGTAVAVSDEEITEAQRDLAGEGIGVEPASAASVAGLRKLRAEGIVGDDERVACLTTGHLLKDPDAAAAAGSDPEPVPADTEGVLEHLQD; this is encoded by the coding sequence ATGAGTCTCAGCCTCTCCGCTGACCGGCCGGACGTCCCCGATGACGCCGACGACGGCGTCTGGCTCGAGTGTATCGACTGCGGCGAGACGTTCGCTCCCTTCGACGACGTCCGCTACACCTGCGACGCGTGCGACAGCCTCCTCGAAGTCCGCTACGTCGATCTCCCGACGTTCGACGACTTCGAGGGCGAGGGCGTCTGGCGCTACGCCGACGCCCTGCCCTTCGAGTCGGGCGTCTCGATACAGGAGGGCGCGACGCCGCTGTACGAGGTTCCCCGTCTCGAGGACGACATCGGCGTCGAGACGCTGCGGATCAAACACGAGGGGATGAACCCCACCGGGTCGTTCAAGGACCGCGGCATGACCGTCGGCGTCAAGGTCGCGAGGGAACTCGGCGTCGGCCGCCTCGCCTGTGCGTCGACGGGGAACACGAGCGCCGCGCTCGCCGCCTACGGCTCCCGCGGCGGGATGGAGACGCTCGTGCTCCTCCCCGCAGGGAAGGTCGCGGCCGGAAAGATCGCCCAGGCCAGCCTCCACGGCGCCCGCATTCTCGAGGTCGACGGCAACTTCGACGCCTGCCTGGACATCGTCCAGGAACTCGCCGCGGGCGGCGAGGCCTACCTGCTGAACTCCTTGAATCCGTTCCGGCTGGAGGGCCAGAAGACGATCGGCCTCGAGATCCTCGAGGGCTTCCTCGCGGACTACGACACCGTGCCGGACCGAATCGTCCTGCCGGTCGGCAACGCCGGCAACACCTCGGCGCTGTACAAGGCGTTCCGGGAACTCGTCCAGGCGGGCGCGCTCGAGGAAGAGGACGTGCCGAAACTGACCGGTGTGCAGGCCGAGGGCGCGGCGCCGATGGTCGAGGCCATCGAGAACGGCGCGGACGAGGTCCGGCGCTGGGAGGACGTCGAGACGCGCGCGACCGCGATCCGGATCGGCAATCCCGTCAACGCGCCGAAGGCCCTGCCCGGCATCCGCGAGACGGGCGGCACCGCCGTCGCGGTCTCCGACGAGGAGATCACCGAGGCCCAGCGCGATCTGGCGGGCGAGGGGATCGGCGTCGAACCCGCCTCCGCCGCCTCCGTCGCCGGCCTCCGAAAGCTCCGCGCGGAGGGGATCGTCGGCGACGACGAGCGCGTCGCCTGCCTGACGACTGGCCACCTGCTCAAGGACCCCGACGCCGCTGCCGCGGCGGGGAGCGATCCCGAACCCGTGCCAGCCGACACGGAGGGAGTGCTCGAGCACCTCCAGGACTGA
- a CDS encoding transcription initiation factor IIB family protein → MVDVDSAPVCPECDGRLRTRGTETICEECGLVSSEDAIDRGPEWRSFDDDETDRRRTGAPLTRSRHDRGLSTKIGYGSGSGGEYSSRLTGRKRRQIARLRREHNRARISSKADRNQVYGFTEIRRINTHLSLPESAREQACALFNSAQSEGLLQGRSLEGFAAAAVYATCRTRSNARTIDEIVDVARADEDELTVAYDALNRELGLPTGPIDPAQYLPRYASKLDLETAIENRAREYVATLLDEGLIGGRNPSGVAAACLYKAAGERTEWPTITQADAAAVADVAPVTIRSTVVDLREL, encoded by the coding sequence ATGGTGGATGTTGACTCAGCTCCCGTCTGTCCCGAATGTGATGGGAGATTGCGGACCCGAGGTACCGAAACGATCTGTGAGGAGTGCGGTCTCGTCTCTTCCGAGGATGCGATCGATCGCGGCCCCGAATGGCGCTCGTTCGACGACGACGAGACCGATCGTCGGCGAACGGGAGCCCCGTTAACCCGCTCGCGGCACGATCGCGGCCTCTCGACGAAGATCGGCTACGGCTCCGGTTCGGGCGGGGAGTACAGCTCCCGGCTGACCGGACGGAAGCGACGCCAGATCGCCCGACTGCGTCGCGAGCACAACCGAGCGCGGATCTCCTCGAAAGCCGACCGGAATCAGGTCTACGGCTTCACCGAGATACGCCGGATCAACACCCATCTCTCGCTGCCGGAATCGGCCAGAGAACAGGCGTGTGCGCTCTTCAATTCGGCCCAGTCCGAGGGGCTCCTTCAGGGCCGGTCGCTCGAGGGGTTCGCCGCCGCTGCGGTCTACGCGACCTGCCGAACGCGATCGAACGCCCGGACGATCGACGAGATTGTCGACGTCGCCCGCGCCGACGAAGACGAACTCACGGTCGCCTACGACGCGCTCAATCGCGAACTCGGTCTCCCGACGGGGCCGATCGATCCGGCCCAGTACCTGCCGCGGTACGCCTCGAAACTCGACCTCGAGACGGCGATCGAGAACCGAGCACGGGAGTACGTCGCCACGCTCCTCGACGAAGGACTGATCGGCGGCCGCAACCCGAGCGGGGTCGCCGCGGCGTGTCTCTACAAGGCCGCCGGCGAACGCACGGAGTGGCCGACGATCACGCAAGCCGACGCGGCCGCCGTCGCCGACGTCGCGCCAGTGACGATTCGCTCGACCGTGGTGGACCTCAGAGAACTCTGA
- a CDS encoding ATP-binding protein: protein MAQAGNSELVDSFEQFFRNYYDNEIKQLAQRYPNEQRSLHIDWQDLYRFDPDLADDFLAQPEQLQRYAEEALRLYDLPIDVSLGQAHVRIHNLPETESPEIREIRAPDMNTLVEVHGIVRKATDVRPKIEEAAFECQLCGTLTRIPQSSGDFQEPHECQGCERQGPFQVNFDQSEFVDSQKLRIQESPEGLRGGETPQSLDVHVEDDITGEVTPGDHVSATGVLRLEQQGDQQEKSPVFDFYMEGMAVDIDEEQFEDMDITDEDKEEIVRLSSSADIYEQMVASIAPSIYGYDQEKLAMILQLFSGVTKQLPDGSRIRGDLHMLLIGDPGTGKCVHGDTKVTLADGRDVPIRDLVESNLEDPKPIDDGCYDEIDLEVPSLQDDGSIAPQRATKVWKREAPEQMYRVQTSSGRELEVTPSHPLFVPDESSFRAVRADELSVGDTVAAMDTAPDPVGQIDTREVLADGGVAAAHGTPETDQIVSIETLEPDYDWVYDLEIEGTHNYVSNGVISHNSQMLSYIQNIAPRAVYTSGKGSSSAGLTAAAVRDDFGDGQQWTLEAGALVLADQGIAAIDELDKMRAEDRSAMHEALEQQKISVSKAGINATLKSRCSLLGAANPKYGRFDQYEPIGEQIDLEPALISRFDLIFTVTDQPDEEKDKNLAEHIITTNYAGELTTQREEMTSLDVSSEEIDEMTDQVDPEIDAELLRKYIAYAKQNCHPRMTEAARNAIRDFYVDLRAKGTDEDAPVPVTARKLEALVRLSEASARVRLSDTVEESDANRVIEIVRSCLQDIGVDPETGEFDADIVEAGTSKSQRDRIKNLKQLISDIEEEYDEGAPVDIVMERAEEVGMDQSKAEHEIEKLKQKGEVYEPSTDTLRTT, encoded by the coding sequence ATGGCGCAAGCGGGCAATTCTGAACTCGTCGACTCGTTCGAGCAGTTCTTCCGCAACTACTACGACAACGAGATCAAGCAGCTTGCGCAGCGATATCCCAACGAGCAGCGTTCGCTTCACATCGACTGGCAGGATCTCTACCGCTTCGATCCCGACCTCGCCGACGACTTCCTCGCCCAGCCCGAACAGCTCCAGCGCTACGCCGAGGAGGCGCTGCGGTTGTACGACCTTCCGATCGACGTCAGTCTCGGGCAGGCCCACGTTCGGATCCACAACCTCCCGGAGACCGAGTCCCCTGAGATCCGGGAGATCCGCGCCCCGGACATGAACACCCTCGTCGAGGTCCACGGGATCGTTCGGAAAGCGACCGACGTTCGCCCCAAAATCGAGGAGGCCGCCTTCGAGTGTCAGCTCTGTGGCACCCTGACCCGCATTCCCCAGTCCAGCGGGGACTTTCAGGAACCCCACGAGTGTCAGGGCTGTGAGCGGCAGGGACCGTTTCAGGTGAATTTCGATCAGTCTGAGTTCGTCGACTCCCAGAAGCTCCGCATTCAGGAGAGCCCCGAAGGGCTGCGCGGCGGCGAGACGCCACAGTCGCTGGACGTCCACGTCGAGGACGACATCACCGGCGAAGTGACCCCCGGCGACCACGTCTCCGCGACCGGCGTCCTCCGCCTCGAGCAACAGGGCGACCAGCAGGAGAAGTCGCCCGTCTTCGACTTCTACATGGAGGGGATGGCCGTCGACATCGACGAAGAGCAGTTCGAGGACATGGACATCACCGACGAGGACAAGGAGGAAATCGTCCGGCTCTCCTCGAGCGCAGACATCTACGAGCAGATGGTCGCCTCCATCGCTCCCTCGATCTACGGCTACGACCAGGAGAAGCTCGCGATGATCCTCCAGCTGTTCTCGGGCGTGACGAAGCAGCTTCCCGACGGCTCGAGGATCCGCGGGGACCTGCACATGCTACTGATCGGGGACCCTGGTACGGGTAAATGCGTCCACGGAGACACAAAGGTCACGCTCGCAGACGGACGAGATGTCCCAATTCGTGATCTCGTCGAATCGAACCTCGAGGATCCGAAACCGATCGATGACGGCTGCTACGATGAGATCGATCTCGAGGTTCCGTCCCTGCAGGACGACGGTTCAATCGCTCCACAGCGAGCGACGAAAGTCTGGAAACGCGAAGCACCCGAGCAGATGTATCGCGTGCAGACCTCGAGCGGGCGGGAACTCGAGGTGACGCCGTCGCATCCGCTATTCGTTCCTGACGAGTCCAGCTTTCGGGCAGTCCGCGCCGACGAACTGTCGGTCGGTGACACCGTCGCTGCGATGGATACGGCCCCGGATCCAGTCGGCCAAATCGACACGAGAGAAGTGCTGGCTGATGGTGGAGTCGCGGCTGCACACGGTACCCCTGAGACGGATCAAATCGTCTCGATCGAAACACTCGAACCCGACTACGACTGGGTGTACGACCTCGAGATCGAGGGAACTCACAACTACGTCTCGAACGGCGTCATCTCGCACAACTCCCAGATGCTGAGCTACATCCAGAACATCGCCCCCCGGGCCGTCTACACCTCCGGGAAGGGGTCGTCCTCGGCGGGACTCACCGCCGCCGCCGTCCGCGACGACTTCGGCGACGGCCAGCAGTGGACCCTCGAGGCCGGCGCGCTCGTCCTCGCCGATCAGGGGATCGCAGCCATCGACGAACTCGACAAGATGCGCGCGGAAGACCGCAGCGCCATGCACGAGGCCCTCGAGCAGCAGAAGATCTCCGTCTCGAAGGCCGGCATCAACGCCACGCTCAAGTCCCGCTGTTCGCTCCTCGGCGCGGCCAACCCCAAGTACGGTCGGTTCGACCAGTACGAGCCGATCGGCGAGCAGATCGACCTCGAGCCGGCGCTCATCTCTCGATTCGACCTGATCTTCACGGTCACGGACCAGCCCGACGAGGAGAAGGACAAGAACCTCGCGGAACACATCATCACCACGAACTACGCCGGCGAGTTGACCACCCAGCGCGAGGAGATGACCTCGCTGGACGTCTCGAGCGAAGAGATCGACGAAATGACCGATCAGGTCGATCCGGAGATCGACGCCGAACTGCTGCGCAAGTACATCGCCTACGCGAAGCAGAACTGCCATCCGCGGATGACCGAGGCGGCCCGGAACGCGATCCGGGACTTCTACGTGGATCTACGCGCGAAGGGGACCGACGAGGACGCCCCCGTGCCCGTCACGGCCCGAAAGCTCGAGGCGCTGGTGCGCCTCTCGGAGGCCAGCGCCCGCGTGCGCCTCTCGGATACGGTCGAGGAGTCGGACGCGAACCGCGTCATCGAGATCGTTCGCTCGTGTCTCCAGGACATCGGCGTCGATCCGGAGACCGGCGAGTTCGACGCGGACATCGTCGAGGCCGGCACCTCGAAGTCCCAGCGCGACCGGATCAAGAACCTGAAACAGCTGATCAGCGACATCGAGGAGGAGTACGACGAGGGGGCGCCCGTCGACATCGTCATGGAACGGGCCGAGGAGGTCGGTATGGACCAGTCCAAGGCCGAACACGAGATCGAGAAGCTCAAGCAGAAGGGCGAGGTCTACGAGCCGAGTACGGACACGCTGCGGACGACATAG
- a CDS encoding DUF502 domain-containing protein: protein MSKSGAGITALLKRWLINGIALAIPLVITILVLIVVVDFILNMVSPVVRGVMFVWPNEPPEAVVQLVMMFALFVFFLLVGIVAEYTPGKAISKRVHATMETIPGVSAIYESVRQASKLLVDDDTDQFQDVKLVEFPHRDAYMLGFLTAQTPPEIETQVGNGPMVTIMVPLGPNPTTNGFIMHMPAEHVYDVDVTVEEAFRAIATLGVASDDLGDDT from the coding sequence ATGTCGAAATCCGGTGCCGGCATCACGGCGCTCCTCAAACGCTGGCTCATCAACGGGATCGCGCTGGCGATCCCGCTGGTGATTACGATACTGGTGTTGATCGTCGTCGTCGATTTCATTCTGAACATGGTCTCGCCGGTCGTCCGCGGTGTGATGTTCGTCTGGCCCAACGAGCCGCCGGAGGCGGTCGTACAGCTCGTCATGATGTTCGCGCTGTTCGTCTTCTTCCTGCTGGTCGGAATCGTCGCCGAGTACACGCCCGGGAAAGCGATCTCGAAGCGCGTCCACGCGACCATGGAGACCATTCCGGGCGTGAGCGCGATCTACGAGAGCGTTCGGCAGGCCAGCAAACTGCTGGTCGACGACGACACGGACCAGTTTCAAGACGTCAAACTCGTCGAGTTCCCCCACCGGGACGCCTACATGCTGGGCTTTCTGACGGCACAGACGCCGCCGGAAATCGAGACGCAGGTCGGGAACGGCCCGATGGTCACGATCATGGTTCCGCTGGGCCCGAACCCGACGACGAACGGGTTCATCATGCATATGCCCGCCGAACACGTCTACGACGTCGACGTCACCGTCGAAGAGGCCTTCCGCGCGATCGCGACGCTGGGCGTCGCCTCCGACGACCTCGGTGACGATACCTGA
- a CDS encoding amidase, which yields MPSHTNRLTDRTRRRYLKGVATGAALLGTGATNAAATGDRTRGENGGREDIVFASTTTLAERIRAGELSPVEVVDAFLERIERRNDEINAFITLFPEHARAQAREAERAIERGDDLGPLHGIPFAIKDRQKLEGVRFTDGFLAFRDRIAEETDPEVQAFLDAGAIPVGKTNTPEGGYMGKTDNLVVGPTPTPFDLALNAGGSSGGSAAAVADAMLPFATGTDGAGSIRIPASFTNTYGLFPKVEEPGQFGTGDTYFQPSVSTRTVADTALTMSVMRGDDPNATDYRAALDDDVSTLRIGYDPGLSTYPVDRRVRGVVDDAVRTISAEGTTVEATTVDLGQSYEALIDAIWIVWTSSYADLARTHIEEFGVDVLGEDRDLYPDPLLEIIETGFDYLDEDGELRDDALATTIEARARAYTGLQDALAEYDLIATPTLSVPPFPNDILGPTEVDGTEIHPIVGWLITTVCNMTGHPAASVPAGLTDDGAPVGLQLIGPVHDDRPIVAASAAYERVNPWHDDYPWAAGTPAQSTRDESCGADR from the coding sequence GTGCCATCACACACCAATCGATTGACAGACCGTACCCGACGACGATACCTCAAAGGCGTCGCCACCGGCGCCGCTCTCCTCGGTACCGGTGCGACGAACGCCGCCGCGACCGGAGACCGGACCCGCGGTGAGAACGGGGGCCGCGAGGACATCGTCTTCGCGTCGACCACGACCCTCGCCGAGCGGATCCGCGCGGGCGAGCTCTCCCCCGTCGAGGTCGTCGACGCCTTCCTCGAGCGCATCGAGCGACGAAACGACGAGATAAACGCCTTCATCACGCTCTTCCCGGAGCACGCTCGAGCGCAGGCCCGCGAGGCCGAGCGCGCGATCGAGCGTGGCGACGACCTCGGGCCGCTCCACGGGATCCCGTTCGCGATCAAGGATCGGCAGAAACTCGAGGGCGTGCGCTTCACCGACGGCTTCCTCGCGTTCCGGGACCGGATCGCCGAGGAGACCGACCCCGAAGTGCAGGCGTTTCTCGACGCCGGCGCGATTCCGGTCGGGAAGACCAACACGCCCGAGGGCGGCTACATGGGGAAGACGGACAACCTCGTCGTCGGCCCGACGCCGACGCCGTTCGACCTCGCGCTGAACGCCGGCGGCTCGTCGGGTGGCAGCGCCGCCGCGGTCGCCGACGCGATGCTCCCGTTCGCGACTGGCACCGACGGGGCGGGCTCGATCCGAATCCCCGCGTCGTTTACTAACACCTACGGACTGTTCCCGAAAGTCGAGGAACCCGGTCAGTTCGGCACGGGGGACACGTACTTCCAGCCGAGCGTGTCGACGCGGACCGTCGCGGACACCGCGCTCACGATGTCGGTGATGCGCGGCGACGATCCGAACGCGACCGACTACCGGGCGGCGCTGGACGACGACGTCTCGACCCTGCGGATCGGGTACGATCCGGGGTTGAGCACCTACCCCGTCGATCGGCGCGTCCGCGGGGTCGTCGACGATGCGGTTCGGACGATCAGTGCCGAAGGAACGACCGTCGAGGCGACCACCGTCGACCTCGGCCAGTCCTACGAGGCGTTGATCGACGCGATCTGGATCGTCTGGACCTCCTCCTACGCGGACCTGGCGCGGACGCATATAGAGGAGTTCGGGGTCGACGTCCTCGGCGAGGACCGCGACCTGTACCCGGACCCGCTGCTCGAGATCATCGAGACCGGGTTCGACTACCTCGACGAGGACGGCGAGCTCCGCGACGACGCGCTGGCGACCACCATCGAGGCGCGGGCCCGCGCCTATACCGGCCTCCAGGATGCACTCGCGGAGTACGACCTGATCGCCACGCCGACGCTGTCGGTGCCGCCGTTCCCGAACGATATCCTCGGCCCGACCGAGGTCGACGGGACCGAGATCCATCCGATCGTCGGGTGGCTGATCACGACCGTCTGCAACATGACTGGACACCCCGCGGCGTCCGTCCCGGCGGGGCTGACCGACGACGGCGCGCCGGTCGGCCTCCAGCTCATCGGCCCCGTCCACGACGACCGACCGATCGTCGCCGCCAGCGCCGCCTACGAACGGGTCAACCCCTGGCACGACGACTATCCGTGGGCCGCCGGGACACCGGCGCAGTCGACTCGAGACGAGTCCTGCGGCGCCGACCGTTGA
- a CDS encoding DEAD/DEAH box helicase, with protein MSKQVQEVETIFCHATGDDYLVVVERDGQRLFRAKLGLSETSAGPRPAKFRLKQGSSEEPRQPDEFVELARRAGRIRISEQTSPEKRRELTEMLEGYQLEDKTKAVRTCRYCASAGRYSPITTETAVKDDNDWICRDCARQELERQLTYSGSGEVTGAAKERLEDLMLEVQDLERIVNLLQGQLDPDLTKFDTISATTDEVDPVRVDSLNLHPGLQNLLEDRFETLLPVQSLAVEHGLFDGDDQLVVSATATGKTLVGEMTGIDRVLNGKGKMLFLVPLVALANQKYEDFQDEYGHLVDVSIRVGASRISDNGNQFDPNADVIVGTYEGIDHALRTGKDMGDIGTVVIDEVHTLKEEERGHRLDGLISRLKYTCEQRAKRRDDYGGAQWVYLSATVGNPEQLGTALESKLIEFEERPVPIERHVTFADGQEKVRIENKLVKREFDTESSKGYRGQTIIFTNSRRRCHEISRKLDYSAAPYHAGLDYKRRKKVERQFGNQDLSAVVTTAALAAGVDFPASQVVFDSLAMGIEWLSVQEFHQMLGRAGRPDYHDKGTVYVLVEPDCAYHNSMEMTEDEVAFKLLKGDMESVMTHYDEGAAVEETLANVTVGGKAAKALNDRMLGDVPTKHAIGKLLEYDFIDGFEPTPLGQVVTQHFLDPGEAFALLDGIRKDAHPYELVADLELRDDDL; from the coding sequence GTGTCGAAGCAGGTCCAGGAGGTCGAAACGATCTTTTGTCACGCGACCGGTGACGATTACCTCGTCGTCGTCGAGCGCGACGGACAGCGGCTGTTCCGGGCGAAGCTCGGGCTCTCCGAGACGTCGGCGGGTCCCCGACCCGCGAAGTTCCGGCTGAAGCAGGGCTCGAGCGAGGAGCCCCGCCAGCCCGACGAGTTCGTCGAACTCGCCCGCCGCGCCGGGCGGATTCGCATCTCCGAACAGACCTCGCCCGAGAAGCGCCGCGAGCTGACGGAGATGCTCGAGGGCTACCAGCTCGAGGACAAGACCAAGGCCGTCCGGACCTGCCGCTACTGCGCCTCCGCGGGGCGCTACTCGCCGATCACGACGGAGACCGCGGTCAAGGACGACAACGATTGGATCTGCCGGGACTGCGCTCGTCAGGAACTCGAGCGCCAGCTCACCTACTCCGGCAGCGGCGAAGTGACGGGCGCCGCGAAGGAGCGCCTCGAGGACCTCATGCTCGAGGTCCAGGACTTAGAACGGATCGTCAACCTGCTGCAGGGCCAGCTGGATCCCGACCTGACGAAGTTCGATACCATCTCGGCGACGACCGACGAGGTCGACCCCGTCCGGGTGGACTCGCTGAACCTGCATCCGGGACTGCAGAACTTACTCGAGGACCGGTTCGAGACCCTGTTGCCGGTCCAGAGCCTCGCGGTCGAGCACGGCCTGTTCGACGGCGACGACCAGCTCGTCGTCTCGGCGACGGCGACCGGGAAGACGCTGGTCGGCGAGATGACCGGCATCGACCGCGTGTTGAACGGGAAGGGGAAGATGCTCTTCCTCGTCCCCCTCGTCGCGCTGGCCAACCAGAAGTACGAGGACTTCCAGGACGAGTACGGCCATCTCGTCGACGTCTCCATTCGGGTCGGCGCGAGCCGCATCTCGGACAACGGCAACCAGTTCGACCCCAACGCCGACGTCATCGTCGGCACCTACGAGGGGATCGACCACGCCCTCCGGACGGGCAAGGACATGGGCGACATCGGGACCGTCGTCATCGACGAGGTCCACACCTTAAAGGAGGAGGAGCGGGGCCACCGCCTCGACGGCCTCATTTCCAGACTGAAGTACACCTGCGAGCAGCGCGCGAAGCGACGGGACGACTACGGCGGCGCCCAGTGGGTCTACCTCTCGGCGACCGTCGGCAACCCCGAACAGCTCGGGACCGCCCTCGAGTCGAAGCTCATCGAGTTCGAGGAGCGCCCGGTCCCGATCGAGCGCCACGTCACCTTCGCCGACGGGCAGGAGAAGGTCCGCATCGAGAACAAGCTGGTCAAACGCGAGTTCGATACCGAGTCCTCGAAGGGGTATCGCGGCCAGACGATCATCTTCACGAACTCCCGTCGGCGGTGTCACGAGATCAGCCGGAAACTGGACTACTCGGCCGCGCCCTACCACGCCGGGCTGGACTACAAGCGCCGGAAGAAAGTCGAACGGCAGTTCGGTAATCAGGACCTGTCCGCGGTCGTCACGACCGCCGCCCTCGCAGCGGGGGTCGACTTCCCGGCCTCGCAGGTGGTCTTCGACTCGCTGGCGATGGGCATCGAGTGGCTCTCGGTCCAGGAGTTCCACCAGATGCTCGGCCGCGCGGGCCGGCCCGACTACCACGACAAGGGCACGGTGTACGTGCTGGTCGAACCCGACTGCGCCTACCACAACTCGATGGAGATGACCGAGGACGAGGTCGCGTTCAAACTCCTCAAGGGCGACATGGAGTCGGTGATGACCCACTACGACGAGGGCGCCGCCGTCGAGGAGACGCTGGCGAACGTCACCGTCGGCGGCAAGGCCGCGAAGGCGCTCAACGACCGCATGCTCGGCGACGTTCCCACCAAACACGCCATCGGCAAACTCCTCGAGTACGACTTCATCGACGGCTTCGAACCCACGCCGCTGGGACAGGTGGTCACCCAACACTTCCTCGACCCCGGCGAGGCGTTCGCCCTGTTAGACGGCATCCGAAAGGACGCCCACCCCTACGAACTCGTCGCCGACCTCGAGTTGCGCGACGACGACCTGTAG